In Kitasatospora sp. NA04385, a single genomic region encodes these proteins:
- a CDS encoding ABC transporter ATP-binding protein, with protein MHADPAVEVTALVKRYGDKTAVDGLSLTIARGTVTAVLGPNGAGKTTTIETCEGYRRPDAGTVRVLGLDPVAQAGRLRPRIGVMLQSGGVYAGARALEMLRHTARLYADPLPVGPLAERLGLDSCGRTPYRRLSGGQQQRLALAMAVVGRPELVFLDEPTAGLDPQARRATWDLVTELRAAGVTVVLTTHQMDEAEQLADDVAVVDRGQVIAQGSPDALRGAEAQLRFDGPPGLDLAGLRKVLPDRAAVTEPSPGSYRVEAELDAALLAAVTGWCAESGVMPDKLAVQRRSLEDVFLDLTGRDLR; from the coding sequence ATGCATGCAGACCCCGCCGTCGAGGTGACCGCACTGGTCAAGCGGTACGGCGACAAGACCGCCGTGGACGGGCTGAGCCTGACCATCGCCCGGGGCACCGTCACGGCGGTGCTGGGCCCCAACGGCGCGGGCAAGACCACCACGATCGAGACCTGCGAGGGCTACCGCCGCCCCGACGCGGGCACCGTCCGGGTGCTCGGCCTGGACCCGGTGGCCCAGGCCGGGCGGCTCAGGCCGCGGATCGGCGTGATGCTCCAGTCCGGGGGCGTGTACGCCGGTGCGCGCGCCCTCGAAATGCTCCGGCACACCGCCCGGCTGTACGCCGACCCACTGCCGGTCGGCCCGCTCGCCGAGCGCCTCGGCCTGGACTCCTGCGGCCGCACCCCCTACCGCCGGCTCTCCGGCGGCCAGCAGCAGCGCCTGGCCCTGGCGATGGCCGTGGTCGGCCGCCCCGAGCTGGTCTTCCTGGACGAACCGACCGCCGGCCTCGACCCGCAGGCCCGCCGCGCCACCTGGGACCTGGTCACCGAGCTGCGCGCCGCCGGCGTCACCGTCGTCCTCACCACCCACCAGATGGACGAGGCCGAGCAGCTCGCCGACGACGTCGCGGTCGTCGACCGGGGCCAGGTGATCGCCCAGGGCTCGCCGGACGCGCTGCGCGGCGCCGAGGCGCAGCTGCGCTTCGACGGCCCGCCCGGGCTCGACCTGGCCGGCCTGCGCAAGGTGCTGCCCGACCGGGCCGCCGTCACCGAGCCCTCCCCCGGCTCCTACCGGGTCGAGGCCGAGCTGGACGCCGCCCTGCTGGCCGCCGTCACCGGCTGGTGCGCCGAGTCCGGCGTGATGCCCGACAAGCTCGCCGTGCAGCGGCGCAGCCTCGAAGACGTCTTCCTCGACCTGACCGGACGGGACCTGCGATGA